Proteins encoded by one window of Glycine soja cultivar W05 chromosome 15, ASM419377v2, whole genome shotgun sequence:
- the LOC114386949 gene encoding basic proline-rich protein-like encodes MASKGATLVTLFFSLNFFFFFIVSGHDPNTPSPPWQQSESRSRPRSSPPPPPPPSRSRPQPPPPPPRSRLRSPPPPPPRSRLKSPPPPPPRSRLRSPPPPPPRSRLKSPPPPPPRSPPPPPPRSRSSPPPPPRSRPPPPPRSRSPPPPPPPPPPPPRSRSPPPPPPRSRPPPPPPHVSKEPPPPPFLVTTPPPPKSPLLPPPISPPFSSPPISPPLLPPVSPPFILSPPISPPLPSSISPPLSPPISPPLLPPISPPLSPPASPPFLLPPISPTLPPLSPPTSPPFPLPPYVSPPLSLPPLISPPLLPPVSPPSSSPPASPPLLPPSATPPVSPPLLPPSATPPLLPPISPPLSPPLATPPLLPPISPPSLSPPASPPLLPPVSPPLLPPSATPPLLPPISPPLSPPPATPPLLPPISPPLSSPPASPPLLPPSATPPLSPPVSPPLLPPSATPPLLPPISPPILPPLATPPLLPPISPPSLPPPASPPLLPPVSPPLLPPSTTPPLLPPISPPLSPPPVTPPLLPPISPPLSSPSASPPLLPPSVTPPLSPPLLPPSTTPPLLPPISPPLLPPLATPPLLPPVSPPSLSPPTSPPLLPPVSPPLLPPSATPPLLPPISPPLSPPPATPPLLPPISPPSLSPPTSPPLLSPSATPPLLPPISPPLPPPSVSPPLSPPPISPPLLPPISPPLPPPPISPSLPPPVSPPLPLPVSPSPPPPPPSPRPPPPVSPSPPPPPPSPPPPPPVSPSPPPPPPSPPPPPPTSPSPPPPPPSPRPPPPPPPPSPSPPPPPPSPRPPPPPPPPSPSPPPPPPTLLSPPPPPPPPSPRLPPPPPPRSPSPPPPPPTSPSPPPPPPSPRPPPPPPPPSPSPPPPPPTLRSPPPPPPPPTCPNLEICFNVRLSIPLPGNISGCCNLLTPISNNNASRCLCTTGRAQFPRAIESVLTSTMRFMLVSCGYSGASNYSCN; translated from the coding sequence ATGGCTTCAAAGGGTGCTACATTAGTTACccttttcttttcccttaacttctttttctttttcattgttaGTGGTCATGATCCTAATACACCATCGCCACCATGGCAACAATCAGAATCACGATCACGACCACgatcatcaccaccaccaccgccaccgCCATCACGATCAAGACCACAACCACCACCCCCACCACCACGATCACGACTAAGATCCCCTCCACCCCCGCCACCACGATCACGACTAAAATCACCTCCACCCCCACCACCACGATCACGACTAAGATCCCCTCCACCCCCGCCACCACGATCACGACTAAAATCACCTCCACCCCCACCACCACGGTCACCTCCACCCCCACCACCACGATCACGATCATCTCCACCCCCACCACCACGATCACGACCACCGCCACCACCACGATCACGATCACCTCCACCCCCACCTCCACCCCCACCGCCACCACCACGATCACGATCACCTCCACCCCCACCACCACGATCACGAccaccgccaccaccacctcatgtATCTAAagaaccaccaccacctccattCCTTGTCACAACACCACCTCCACCTAAATCACCATTATTGCCACCCCCTATCTCACCACCATTCTCATCGCCACCTATCTCACCACCATTGTTGCCTCCTGTATCACCGCCATTCATATTGTCACCACCTATCTCACCACCATTGCCATCATCTATCTCACCACCATTATCACCTCCTATCTCACCACCATTATTGCCACCTATctcaccaccattgtcacctcCTGCCTCACCACCATTCTTATTGCCACCTATCTCACCGACATTGCCACCATTGTCGCCTCCTACCTCACCACCATTCCCATTGCCACCATATGTCTCACCACCATTGTCATTACCACCACTTATCTCACCACCATTGTTGCCTCCTGTATCACCACCATCATCGTCACCCCCTGCCTCACCACCATTGTTGCCACCCTCTGCCACACCACCTGTCTCACCACCATTGTTACCACCCTCTGCCACACCACCATTATTGCCTCCTATATCACCACCGTTATCGCCACCCCTAGCAACACCACCGTTGTTGCCTCCTATCTCACCACCATCATTGTCACCCCCTGCCTCACCACCATTGTTGCCACCTGTCTCACCACCATTGTTACCACCCTCTGCCACACCACCATTGTTGCCTCCTATATCACCACCGTTATCACCACCCCCAGCAACACCACCGTTGTTGCCTCCAATCTCACCACCATTATCGTCACCCCCTGCCTCACCACCATTGTTACCACCCTCTGccacaccaccattgtcaccaccTGTCTCACCACCATTGTTACCACCCTCTGCCACACCACCATTGTTGCCTCCTATATCACCACCGATATTGCCACCCCTAGCAACACCACCGTTGTTGCCTCCTATCTCACCACCATCATTGCCACCCCCTGCCTCACCACCATTGTTGCCACCTGTCTCACCACCATTGTTACCACCCTCTACCACACCACCATTGTTGCCTCCTATATCACCTCCGTTATCACCACCCCCAGTAACACCACCGTTGTTGCCTCCTATCTCACCACCATTATCGTCACCCTCTGCCTCACCACCATTGTTACCACCCTCTGtcacaccaccattgtcaccaccTTTGTTACCACCCTCTACCACACCACCATTATTGCCTCCTATATCACCACCATTATTGCCACCCCTAGCAACACCACCATTATTGCCTCCTGTCTCACCACCATCATTGTCACCCCCTACCTCACCACCATTGTTGCCACCTGTCTCACCACCATTGTTACCACCCTCTGCCACACCACCATTGTTGCCTCCTATATCACCACCGTTATCACCACCCCCAGCAACACCACCGTTGTTGCCTCCTATCTCACCACCATCATTGTCACCCCCTACCTCACCACCATTGTTATCACCCTCTGCCACACCACCCTTGTTGCCTCCCATCTCACCACCGTTGCCACCACCCAGTGTCTCTCCACCTTTGTCACCACCTCCTATctctccaccattgttgcctccCATCTCACCTCCATTACCTCCACCCCCTATCTCACCATCATTGCCTCCTCCTGTCTCACCACCATTGCCACTTCCTGTCTCACCATCACCGCCACCCCCACCTCCATCTCCTCGCCCACCACCCCCTGTCTCACCATCACCCCCACCTCCACCTCCATCTCCTCCCCCACCACCCCCTGTCTCACCATCACCCCCACCTCCACCTCCATCTCCTCCCCCACCACCCCCTACTTCACCATCGCCTCCACCCCCACCCCCATCTCCTCGCCCACCACCCCCACCCCCACCTCCATCTCCATCGCCTCCACCCCCACCCCCATCTCCTCGCCCACCACCCCCACCTCCACCTCCATCTCCATCGCCTCCCCCACCACCCCCTACCTTACTATCGCCGCCACCCCCACCACCACCCCCATCTCCTCGCCTACCACCCCCACCTCCACCTCGATCTCCATCGCCTCCCCCACCACCCCCTACCTCACCATCGCCGCCACCCCCACCCCCATCTCCTCGCCCACCACCCCCACCCCCACCTCCATCTCCATCTCCTCCCCCACCACCCCCTACCTTACGATCACCGCCACCCCCACCCCCACCACCTACTTGTCCTAATTTGGAAATTTGCTTCAATGTGCGGTTATCGATTCCATTACCTGGGAATATTAGTGGTTGTTGTAACCTCTTGACACCTATTTCTAACAATAATGCCTCTAGGTGCCTTTGCACCACTGGGAGGGCCCAATTCCCTAGAGCAATAGAATCTGTCTTAACTAGTACTATGAGGTTCATGTTAGTCAGTTGTGGATACTCTGGGGCTAGCAACTATAGTTGCAATTAA
- the LOC114387687 gene encoding extensin-like gives MGSKSFSLILSLNLLFFSMVSSSSSYEPPSPSPSISPTLSPFNSPLSLPSPSPISLEPSPSDSPSPSPSKSPLSSLPPPPASPAASPSDSPSPVSSPSPPSNSPSPLSPPSPVSPAPAPSNSPSPSPPPPSISPAPSLSNTPPPPPPPPVSSPPPPLVSSPPPPPPPVSPPPPPLVSSPPPPPPPVSPPPRNCPNLRFCTNILGGINIPGFPATTRECCTLISGLVDFDASFCLCTQIRAGIIGININPNIGVNLVLNACGRRRNTTTNPCN, from the coding sequence ATGGGTTCCAAGAGTTTTTCCCTTATCCTCTCCCTTAACCTCCTTTTCTTTTCCATGGTTAGCTCCAGCAGTAGCTATGAACCACCATCACCATCCCCCTCTATCTCACCAACGCTTTCACCCTTTAACTCACCATTGTCATTACCGTCACCATCCCCCATCTCTCTAGAACCTTCACCTTCTGACTCACCATCACCTTCACCCTCTAAGTCACCATTGTCATCACTGCCACCACCCCCAGCCTCACCAGCAGCTTCGCCTTCTGACTCACCATCCCCGGTCTCATCACCATCTCCACCATCTAACTCACCATCACCATTATCGCCACCATCCCCTGTCTCACCAGCACCTGCACCCTCTAACTCACCATCCCCATCACCTCCACCACCCTCGATATCACCAGCACCTTCACTCTCTAacacaccaccaccaccaccaccacctccagtttcatcaccaccaccaccactggtTTCATCAccaccgccaccaccacctccagtttcaccaccaccaccaccactggtTTCATCAccaccgccaccaccacctccagtTTCACCACCACCTAGAAACTGTCCCAATCTGCGCTTTTGCACCAATATTTTGGGCGGGATAAATATTCCTGGGTTTCCAGCAACAACCAGGGAATGCTGCACCCTCATCAGTGGTCTAGTTGACTTTGATGCTTCTTTTTGCCTTTGCACCCAAATCAGGGCAGGTATCATTGGAATCAACATCAACCCAAACATTGGTGTGAACCTAGTGTTAAACGCCTGTGGAAGACGTCGCAACACAACCACCAACCCTTGCAATTAA